The following proteins are co-located in the Thermoanaerobaculum aquaticum genome:
- a CDS encoding NupC/NupG family nucleoside CNT transporter, with product MERLVAALGLLCFLGLAYLFSVNRKAISWRTVLWGLGLQVAVAVLIIKVPAGFAFFSFLAKIARKFLEFSDAGSRFVFGDAFTEHFFAFKVLPTIIFVSSTMTLLYYYGVLQRVVEGIGWLMMRTMRTSGAESLCGAANIFVGQTEAPLFIRPYVPRLTNSELHAVMVTGFATMAAGVLAVYIGFGIPAEHLLAASVMGAPAGLVMSKLMFPETEEPETRGKAKTAIERSWVNPVDAAAAGATDGLKLALNVAAMLIAFLALLALLNGVLGLLGRAVGLPTLSLELIFSYLFAPAAWLLGIPWSECAQVGVLLGKKTVLNEFIAYLDLKAILENGSPMVGGALEARTVAISTYALCGFANIGSVAIQIGGIGALAPNRQGDLARLGVRALAAGTLANLANAAIAGILL from the coding sequence ATGGAGCGTTTGGTGGCGGCGTTGGGCCTGCTTTGCTTTTTGGGGCTTGCCTACCTTTTCTCGGTGAACCGCAAGGCGATTTCCTGGCGCACCGTGCTTTGGGGTTTGGGTTTGCAGGTGGCGGTGGCCGTGCTCATCATCAAGGTGCCTGCCGGCTTCGCTTTTTTTTCCTTTCTCGCCAAAATTGCCCGTAAGTTCCTGGAGTTTTCCGATGCCGGTTCCCGCTTCGTGTTTGGCGACGCCTTTACCGAGCACTTCTTTGCCTTTAAGGTGCTGCCCACCATCATCTTCGTCTCAAGCACCATGACCCTCCTGTACTACTACGGGGTCTTGCAGCGGGTGGTGGAGGGCATTGGCTGGCTCATGATGCGCACCATGCGCACTTCCGGGGCGGAGTCCCTGTGTGGGGCGGCCAACATCTTTGTTGGGCAAACCGAGGCACCGTTGTTCATTCGCCCTTACGTTCCGAGGCTTACCAACTCCGAGCTGCACGCGGTGATGGTTACCGGCTTTGCCACCATGGCCGCAGGGGTTCTGGCGGTTTACATCGGCTTTGGGATCCCCGCCGAGCACCTCTTGGCGGCCTCGGTGATGGGAGCGCCGGCGGGGCTTGTGATGTCCAAGCTCATGTTCCCGGAAACCGAAGAGCCGGAAACCCGGGGCAAGGCTAAGACCGCCATTGAGCGCAGCTGGGTCAACCCGGTGGATGCAGCGGCTGCCGGTGCCACCGATGGGTTGAAGCTGGCCCTCAACGTGGCGGCCATGCTCATCGCCTTCCTGGCGCTTCTGGCCTTGCTCAATGGCGTTCTGGGCCTTCTCGGACGGGCCGTGGGCCTGCCCACGCTGTCTCTGGAGCTCATCTTTTCTTACCTCTTTGCCCCGGCCGCCTGGCTTTTGGGGATCCCCTGGAGCGAATGCGCACAGGTGGGTGTGCTTTTGGGCAAGAAGACGGTCCTCAACGAGTTCATTGCTTACCTGGATTTGAAGGCCATTTTGGAAAACGGCAGCCCCATGGTGGGCGGGGCACTGGAGGCCAGAACCGTGGCCATTTCGACGTACGCTTTGTGCGGTTTTGCCAACATTGGCTCGGTGGCCATTCAAATTGGCGGGATTGGGGCGCTGGCCCCCAACCGCCAGGGCGATTTGGCGCGGCTGGGGGTGCGGGCGCTGGCCGCGGGCACCTTGGCCAACCTCGCCAACGCAGCCATTGCAGGTATCCTACTTTAG
- the kdsA gene encoding 3-deoxy-8-phosphooctulonate synthase yields MKRVAACPVADRLTIGEGQPLAFIAGPCVLESLELALDTAGALAEMAREYGIPLIFKSSFDKANRSSLASFRGPGLETGLSWLAEVKKATGLPVLTDVHEPWQAERAAEVVDVLQVPAFLCRQTDLILACARTGKAVNVKKGQFMAPDDMKNVVQKVTSTGNTAVTLTERGSSFGYHNLVVDLRSLAIMRQFAPVIFDVTHSLQLPGGLGHATAGDKQFFLHLARGAVACGIDGLFAEVHPQPEKALSDPTTQLSLPEFRKLIEQALAVRAAVAPFTERP; encoded by the coding sequence ATGAAGCGGGTGGCCGCTTGCCCGGTCGCCGACCGCCTCACCATTGGGGAAGGCCAGCCCCTGGCCTTTATTGCCGGCCCGTGCGTGCTGGAATCCCTGGAGCTGGCCCTGGACACCGCCGGTGCCCTGGCGGAAATGGCCAGGGAGTACGGTATCCCCCTCATCTTCAAGAGCTCCTTCGACAAAGCCAACCGCTCCTCGCTGGCCTCCTTCCGCGGACCGGGGCTGGAAACCGGCCTTTCCTGGCTGGCAGAGGTGAAAAAAGCTACCGGGTTGCCGGTTCTCACCGATGTGCATGAGCCGTGGCAAGCCGAGCGGGCCGCCGAAGTAGTGGATGTCCTCCAGGTCCCGGCTTTTTTGTGCCGGCAAACCGACCTCATCCTGGCCTGCGCCCGTACCGGAAAAGCCGTGAACGTGAAAAAAGGGCAGTTCATGGCCCCGGACGACATGAAAAACGTGGTGCAAAAGGTGACCTCCACCGGCAATACCGCCGTAACCCTCACCGAACGGGGAAGCTCCTTCGGCTACCACAACCTGGTGGTGGATTTGCGCTCGCTGGCCATCATGCGGCAGTTTGCGCCGGTGATCTTTGACGTCACCCATTCCCTGCAGCTTCCCGGTGGTCTCGGTCACGCCACCGCTGGCGACAAGCAGTTTTTCCTGCACCTGGCGCGGGGGGCGGTGGCCTGCGGCATTGACGGGCTTTTTGCCGAAGTGCACCCCCAGCCGGAAAAGGCGCTTTCCGATCCCACCACCCAGCTTTCGCTGCCCGAGTTCCGGAAGCTCATCGAGCAAGCGCTTGCGGTGCGGGCTGCTGTGGCTCCTTTTACCGAAAGACCGTAA
- the kdsB gene encoding 3-deoxy-manno-octulosonate cytidylyltransferase, with protein MTARRALAVIPARMGATRFPGKPLVSLLGKPMVAHVVSRALEAGVFAEVIVATDHDEVARVAEEAGARAVLTGPARSGTDRVAMAVKEIPGEVVLNVQGDEPAVPPENLRLLAGFLLEHPEIPMATLALPGSPADLENPNVVKVVCDDAGRALYFSRAGIPFQRHPAPELVQKHVGLYGFQREVLLRFAALPEHPLETCEGLEQLRALAAGIPIYVLKAQAESVAVDTPADVKRAEKALRQYQQGGG; from the coding sequence GTGACGGCAAGAAGGGCTTTGGCGGTGATCCCGGCGCGAATGGGGGCTACCCGTTTTCCGGGCAAACCTCTCGTGTCCCTGTTGGGCAAGCCCATGGTGGCCCACGTGGTCAGCCGCGCCCTGGAAGCTGGAGTTTTTGCGGAGGTGATCGTGGCCACCGATCACGACGAGGTAGCCCGGGTGGCGGAGGAGGCCGGGGCGCGAGCTGTGCTCACCGGCCCCGCCCGCAGCGGCACCGATCGCGTGGCCATGGCGGTAAAGGAAATCCCCGGTGAGGTGGTGCTCAACGTGCAAGGGGACGAGCCGGCGGTGCCGCCGGAGAATTTAAGGCTTTTGGCTGGCTTTCTGCTTGAGCACCCGGAGATCCCCATGGCTACGCTGGCGCTTCCAGGCTCGCCGGCAGATTTAGAAAACCCCAACGTGGTGAAGGTGGTTTGCGACGATGCCGGTCGCGCCCTTTACTTTTCCCGGGCGGGTATCCCCTTTCAGCGCCACCCTGCCCCGGAGCTGGTGCAAAAGCACGTGGGGCTTTACGGGTTTCAGCGGGAGGTGCTGCTGCGCTTTGCGGCGCTCCCCGAACACCCCCTGGAGACCTGCGAGGGCTTGGAGCAGCTGCGGGCTTTGGCCGCCGGCATTCCCATTTACGTGCTGAAAGCCCAGGCGGAATCGGTGGCGGTGGATACGCCGGCAGACGTCAAAAGGGCGGAGAAAGCTTTGAGGCAGTACCAGCAGGGAGGTGGGTAA
- the purH gene encoding bifunctional phosphoribosylaminoimidazolecarboxamide formyltransferase/IMP cyclohydrolase, translating into MKRLCLVSVSDKTGVVPLVQELKALGFEVLSTGGTAALLRSSGLEVTDIASWTGSPEILGGRVKTLHPKVFAGILANLEDPKHREELAHIGAEPIELVVVNLYPFQQVASNPAATPHEVIENIDIGGPSLLRAAAKNHARVTVVVDPQDYGLVLSHLKSNGGVPLSLRRTLALKAFRHTASYDAFIAGELPRFLDMPAPKLPAALAPWLSAEEEPLRYGENPHQWAVFARPRQATGFAGFRQLQGKELSYNNLMDADGAWSAVWDLPGAGVVIVKHANPCGAAVGENPEEAYRLAFSCDPVSAFGGVIAFSSPVDGPAAQAVAEQFAEVVLAPEFTPEALAVFAKKKNLRVLQTPRPTGGFPRLRVVDGGLLVQQADEGFPESFRVVTRRLPSEQEQEALDLAWRMVKHVASNAIVVANHRQTLGIGGGQPSRVDACRIAVSRAQAFGHALAGAVAASDAFFPFPDGVRVLAEAGITCIAQPGGSIRDDEVVQVADELGVSMVFTGRRHFRH; encoded by the coding sequence GTGAAGCGCCTTTGCCTCGTCTCGGTATCCGATAAAACCGGTGTGGTGCCGTTGGTGCAGGAGCTTAAAGCCTTGGGCTTTGAGGTGCTTTCCACCGGCGGCACGGCGGCGTTGTTGCGAAGCTCCGGCCTGGAGGTCACCGACATCGCCTCCTGGACCGGCAGCCCGGAAATCCTTGGCGGCCGGGTGAAGACCCTGCACCCCAAGGTTTTTGCTGGCATCCTTGCCAACCTCGAGGATCCCAAGCACCGGGAGGAGCTGGCGCACATTGGGGCGGAACCCATCGAGCTGGTAGTGGTCAACCTCTACCCTTTCCAGCAGGTGGCCAGCAACCCTGCGGCTACCCCCCATGAGGTCATCGAAAACATTGACATTGGCGGCCCGTCCCTGCTCCGGGCGGCAGCCAAAAACCACGCCCGGGTGACGGTGGTGGTGGATCCCCAGGATTACGGTCTGGTGCTTTCCCACCTTAAAAGCAACGGGGGCGTCCCGCTTTCCCTGCGGCGCACGCTTGCCCTCAAGGCCTTCCGCCACACCGCCTCCTACGACGCCTTCATTGCCGGCGAGCTGCCCCGCTTTTTGGATATGCCTGCACCCAAGTTGCCGGCGGCCCTTGCGCCGTGGCTTTCCGCCGAAGAAGAACCGCTGCGCTACGGGGAAAACCCTCACCAGTGGGCGGTCTTTGCCCGGCCCAGGCAGGCCACCGGCTTTGCTGGCTTTCGCCAGCTCCAGGGCAAAGAGCTTTCCTACAACAACCTTATGGACGCCGATGGCGCGTGGAGTGCGGTTTGGGACCTTCCCGGCGCTGGCGTGGTGATCGTGAAGCACGCCAACCCCTGCGGGGCAGCCGTAGGGGAAAACCCGGAAGAGGCGTACCGCTTGGCGTTTTCCTGCGATCCGGTTTCGGCTTTTGGAGGCGTTATTGCTTTTTCCTCGCCGGTGGACGGCCCGGCAGCACAAGCGGTGGCCGAGCAGTTTGCCGAGGTGGTCCTGGCGCCGGAGTTCACCCCCGAAGCCCTGGCGGTTTTTGCCAAGAAGAAAAACCTGCGCGTGCTGCAAACCCCACGGCCTACCGGCGGGTTTCCCCGGCTGCGGGTGGTGGACGGCGGGCTTTTGGTGCAGCAAGCTGACGAAGGCTTCCCCGAGAGCTTCCGCGTGGTCACCCGGCGGCTACCCAGCGAGCAGGAACAGGAGGCTCTGGATTTGGCCTGGCGGATGGTCAAGCACGTGGCCTCCAACGCCATCGTTGTGGCCAACCACCGGCAAACCCTGGGGATTGGCGGCGGGCAGCCCTCCCGGGTGGATGCCTGCCGCATTGCCGTGAGCCGAGCGCAAGCCTTTGGGCATGCGCTGGCGGGAGCAGTGGCGGCTTCCGACGCCTTTTTCCCCTTCCCCGACGGGGTGAGGGTGCTGGCGGAAGCCGGCATTACCTGCATTGCCCAGCCTGGTGGCTCCATCCGCGATGATGAGGTGGTGCAGGTGGCCGACGAGCTGGGGGTTTCCATGGTGTTCACCGGTCGGCGTCACTTTCGGCATTAG
- a CDS encoding dTDP-4-dehydrorhamnose 3,5-epimerase family protein — translation MLTPEDLLPEFLGTQKTYAPAQPIEGVRVFPLRRFVDDRGLFLELYRNQATHPGSEELARFFSGVEVAQLNYSLVTVNEHIKGLHYHLKQADVWFCPPPFKLKVVLLDLRRNSPTAGKTQVVVLGEGKDAWVYIPAGVAHGYRPLTNPCGLFYLVTRCFDLNDPDEYRIPWDHPAVKELWEVKNE, via the coding sequence GTGCTCACCCCTGAGGATCTCTTGCCCGAGTTTTTAGGAACGCAAAAAACCTACGCCCCCGCCCAGCCCATCGAAGGCGTGCGGGTTTTCCCCCTCCGGCGTTTTGTGGACGACCGGGGTTTGTTTCTGGAGCTTTACCGGAACCAGGCCACCCACCCGGGAAGCGAAGAGCTTGCCCGCTTTTTTTCCGGCGTTGAAGTAGCCCAACTCAACTACTCGCTGGTAACGGTGAACGAGCACATCAAGGGCTTGCATTACCACCTGAAGCAGGCCGACGTGTGGTTTTGTCCCCCGCCGTTTAAGCTCAAGGTGGTGCTCCTGGATTTACGCCGAAACTCCCCCACTGCGGGTAAAACGCAGGTTGTGGTTTTGGGCGAGGGGAAGGACGCCTGGGTTTACATCCCTGCCGGTGTGGCCCACGGCTACCGCCCTTTGACCAACCCCTGCGGGCTCTTTTACCTGGTCACCCGCTGCTTTGACCTCAACGACCCCGACGAGTACCGCATCCCCTGGGACCACCCGGCGGTCAAGGAGCTCTGGGAAGTCAAAAACGAATAG
- a CDS encoding CTP synthase: MATKYVFVTGGVVSSLGKGIAAASIGALFEAHGFSVTLMKCDPYINVDPGTMSPFQHGEVYVTDDGAETDLDLGHYERFTSVTTSRKNNITTGRVYLSVIEKERRGDFLGSTVQVIPHITDEIKAAIRDVAEDHDVVIVEIGGTVGDIESLPFLEAIRQFRQDVGRGNAVNVHVTLVPYLAASDELKTKPTQHSVKELRAIGIQPDILVCRVDRHLPEEMRRKIALFCNVEERAVIPARTVETIYEVPLRFAAENLDHILLEMLKLPPGPRDLSKWQKVVDQLKNPRHRVRIGIVGKYVNFVDSYKSLNEALIHGGMANDAKVELVFIDAEQLEGEAYVEELFQVDGILVPGGFGKRGIEGMIRAIEFARGHKIPYFGICLGLQTAVIEFARHVCGLTKANSSEFVPDPPYKVIYKMRELVGVDTLGGTMRLGKYPCQLKPGSKAWEAYGADTVWERHRHRYEVNQDYVPILEQHGLVVSGRSPDRIFVEVIELPDHPFFVACQFHPELKSKPFAPHPLFVAFVKAALAYQKQKRDALLVGETQPEPAEKPQEEQA; the protein is encoded by the coding sequence ATGGCCACCAAGTACGTGTTTGTCACGGGCGGCGTGGTGTCGTCGTTGGGCAAGGGCATTGCCGCCGCCTCCATAGGGGCGCTCTTTGAAGCCCACGGCTTTTCCGTGACGCTCATGAAGTGCGACCCCTACATCAACGTGGACCCCGGCACCATGTCGCCTTTTCAGCATGGGGAGGTGTACGTAACCGATGACGGGGCCGAAACCGACCTGGATTTAGGGCACTACGAGCGCTTTACCTCCGTGACCACCTCCCGCAAAAACAACATCACCACCGGCCGGGTGTACCTTTCGGTCATCGAAAAGGAGCGGCGGGGCGACTTTCTGGGCTCCACCGTGCAGGTGATTCCGCACATTACCGATGAAATCAAAGCCGCCATTCGCGATGTGGCCGAAGATCACGACGTGGTCATCGTGGAAATTGGCGGCACCGTGGGTGACATCGAGTCGCTGCCGTTTTTGGAGGCCATCCGCCAGTTCCGCCAGGATGTGGGCCGGGGCAACGCCGTCAACGTGCACGTCACACTGGTGCCCTACTTGGCGGCCTCCGACGAGCTCAAGACCAAACCCACCCAGCATTCGGTGAAGGAGCTGCGGGCCATCGGTATTCAACCGGACATCCTGGTTTGCCGCGTGGATCGCCACCTTCCCGAGGAAATGCGGCGAAAGATCGCGCTCTTCTGCAACGTGGAGGAACGCGCGGTCATCCCCGCCCGCACCGTGGAAACCATTTACGAAGTGCCGCTGCGCTTTGCCGCCGAAAACCTGGACCACATCCTCCTGGAAATGCTCAAGCTGCCACCGGGCCCGCGGGACCTGTCCAAGTGGCAAAAGGTTGTGGACCAGCTCAAGAACCCGCGCCACCGGGTACGCATTGGCATCGTGGGCAAATACGTGAACTTCGTGGACAGCTACAAGTCCTTGAACGAGGCGCTCATCCACGGCGGCATGGCCAACGATGCCAAGGTCGAGCTGGTTTTCATTGATGCCGAACAGCTGGAAGGGGAAGCCTATGTGGAAGAGCTCTTCCAGGTGGACGGCATCCTGGTCCCGGGAGGCTTTGGCAAGCGCGGTATTGAAGGGATGATCCGCGCTATCGAGTTTGCCCGCGGCCACAAGATCCCCTACTTTGGCATCTGCCTGGGCCTGCAAACCGCGGTGATCGAGTTTGCCCGCCACGTGTGCGGCCTGACCAAGGCCAACTCCTCGGAGTTCGTCCCCGATCCCCCTTACAAGGTGATCTACAAGATGCGGGAGCTGGTGGGAGTGGATACCCTGGGCGGCACCATGCGTTTGGGCAAGTACCCGTGCCAGCTCAAGCCCGGCTCCAAGGCCTGGGAGGCTTACGGTGCCGATACCGTTTGGGAGCGACACCGCCACCGCTACGAGGTGAACCAGGACTACGTGCCCATCCTGGAGCAGCACGGGCTGGTGGTTTCCGGACGCTCTCCGGACCGAATCTTCGTGGAGGTCATTGAGCTGCCGGACCACCCGTTTTTCGTGGCCTGTCAGTTCCACCCGGAGCTCAAGTCCAAGCCCTTTGCCCCCCACCCGCTGTTCGTGGCCTTCGTGAAAGCGGCGCTGGCCTACCAGAAGCAAAAGCGGGACGCGCTTTTGGTTGGGGAAACGCAACCTGAGCCGGCGGAAAAGCCCCAGGAGGAGCAAGCATGA
- a CDS encoding macro domain-containing protein: protein MGQILWQQAVGRGQLVVVKGDITEERVDAIVNAANSQLAHGGGVAGAIVRKGGRIIQEESNRLAPVPVGGAVVTSAGALPCRWVIHAVGPIWGEGDEENKLRSAVRQALLRTEERQAQSVALPAISTGIFGYPKAAGCQVIAFECARFLQEATFVREIHLVAWDEETAHCFLQACQGLAAKTPGADQA from the coding sequence ATGGGGCAAATCCTTTGGCAGCAGGCTGTTGGGCGCGGACAGCTGGTGGTGGTCAAGGGGGACATCACCGAAGAGCGGGTAGACGCCATCGTGAACGCTGCCAACTCCCAGTTGGCGCACGGGGGAGGGGTGGCCGGTGCCATTGTGCGCAAGGGGGGACGCATCATCCAGGAGGAGTCCAACCGCCTGGCGCCGGTACCGGTGGGAGGGGCAGTGGTCACCTCGGCAGGGGCGCTCCCCTGCCGGTGGGTCATTCACGCTGTGGGGCCGATTTGGGGGGAAGGGGACGAAGAGAACAAGCTGCGGTCGGCAGTGCGGCAGGCGCTCTTGCGGACGGAAGAGCGGCAAGCCCAAAGCGTGGCGCTTCCCGCCATTTCCACCGGCATTTTCGGCTACCCGAAAGCGGCCGGCTGCCAGGTCATTGCCTTTGAGTGCGCCAGGTTTTTGCAGGAGGCAACGTTCGTGAGGGAAATTCACCTGGTGGCCTGGGATGAAGAAACCGCACATTGCTTTTTGCAAGCCTGCCAAGGGTTAGCGGCCAAAACCCCTGGGGCAGATCAGGCCTAG
- a CDS encoding polyprenyl synthetase family protein, translated as MSTQSPSGSRAALLRQAMVTVEPRLKLVEAFITRELQAGPEAIQQTGSYVFSAGGKRLRPALLLLVSRLVGYQGDKDIRYAALIEMVHTATLVHDDIIDHANLRRGRASANSRWGNQLTVLLGDWLYTRSMELALEVDDLDIMRVLSRATIEMIEGEVLGLSLKGRTDITVEQYLEIARRKTAELFSAACAIPALFAPEYAGFRATLSEYGRNLGLCFQIVDDLLDLTGDQDHLGKPVFSDLREGKLTLPLILALPKFSPEQRQAVAEVAREGAFSGLEPQELQQWLSETGAFSQAREVALSFGEKAAALASSLPAGFERDALVAAPWFVLERDH; from the coding sequence TTGAGCACGCAATCTCCATCGGGTTCGAGAGCAGCGCTCCTGCGCCAAGCCATGGTGACGGTTGAGCCACGCCTCAAGCTGGTGGAGGCCTTCATTACCAGGGAGCTGCAAGCTGGGCCGGAGGCCATCCAACAAACCGGCTCCTACGTGTTTTCCGCCGGCGGCAAGCGCTTGCGTCCGGCCCTTTTGCTTTTGGTTTCCCGCCTGGTGGGCTATCAAGGTGACAAGGACATCCGCTACGCCGCGCTCATCGAGATGGTCCACACCGCCACCCTCGTCCACGACGACATCATTGATCACGCCAACCTGCGCCGGGGACGGGCCTCAGCCAACAGCCGCTGGGGCAACCAGCTCACGGTGCTGTTGGGCGACTGGCTTTACACCCGCTCCATGGAGCTGGCCCTGGAGGTGGACGATTTGGACATCATGCGGGTGCTTTCCCGGGCCACCATCGAGATGATCGAGGGCGAGGTCCTGGGCTTGAGCCTCAAGGGGCGAACCGACATCACCGTGGAGCAGTACCTGGAAATTGCCCGCCGCAAAACCGCTGAGCTCTTTTCCGCGGCCTGCGCCATCCCTGCCCTGTTCGCGCCGGAATATGCCGGTTTTCGCGCAACCCTCAGCGAATACGGTCGCAACCTGGGCTTGTGCTTCCAAATTGTGGACGACCTTTTGGACCTCACGGGGGATCAGGACCACCTGGGCAAGCCGGTGTTTTCCGATTTGCGGGAAGGCAAGCTCACGCTGCCGCTCATCCTCGCCCTGCCGAAGTTTTCGCCCGAGCAGCGCCAGGCGGTGGCGGAGGTGGCCAGGGAGGGGGCTTTTTCCGGCCTCGAACCCCAGGAGCTCCAGCAGTGGTTGAGCGAAACCGGGGCTTTTTCCCAAGCTCGAGAGGTGGCTTTAAGCTTTGGCGAAAAGGCTGCCGCGCTTGCCTCTTCTCTCCCCGCAGGCTTTGAGCGGGACGCGCTGGTGGCCGCACCGTGGTTCGTGCTGGAAAGGGACCATTAG
- a CDS encoding LolA family protein, giving the protein MLVFLLLLTQATSPLDQLAAKLQAAPAWQAEFSQSFVPAGLTRGSQEHGTFTFAHPSRVRFDYQSDPKRTFAVDGSLARMVDAEAGTCQALELSQGAWASLPLVTLTDPGALRGFFTVEEKAEAITLLPRQPSPELARVVVHLGPDGLPQEVLVEDGSGNLNLFRFSRWRAQKTVARELFSPSLPGQPSCLPGGDNPRPQR; this is encoded by the coding sequence ATGCTTGTTTTTTTGCTCCTCCTCACGCAGGCCACTTCCCCGCTGGATCAACTGGCCGCCAAGCTGCAGGCGGCACCCGCCTGGCAAGCGGAGTTCTCCCAGTCCTTCGTGCCCGCAGGCTTAACCCGGGGAAGCCAGGAGCACGGGACCTTTACCTTCGCCCACCCCTCCCGGGTGCGCTTTGACTACCAAAGCGACCCCAAGAGAACCTTTGCCGTAGATGGCTCTTTGGCGCGGATGGTGGATGCTGAAGCCGGCACCTGCCAGGCCCTGGAGCTCAGCCAGGGAGCTTGGGCCAGCTTGCCTTTGGTGACCCTCACCGACCCCGGTGCCCTCCGTGGGTTTTTTACGGTGGAGGAAAAGGCGGAAGCGATCACGCTTTTGCCCCGCCAACCCAGCCCGGAGCTGGCCCGGGTGGTGGTTCACTTGGGCCCCGACGGCCTCCCCCAGGAGGTTCTGGTGGAAGACGGGAGCGGCAACCTAAACCTTTTCCGCTTTTCCCGCTGGAGGGCGCAAAAGACCGTGGCCCGGGAGCTCTTTTCGCCCAGCTTGCCGGGGCAGCCTTCCTGCCTCCCCGGTGGTGACAACCCGCGCCCGCAAAGGTAG